The DNA sequence TTCACGGGTACGCGCGCGCTGCGCAAAGATATCGAGGATCAACCTGGTCCGGTCAACTATCTTTCTGTCAATCACGCGTTCAAGGTTACGCTGCTGCGCGGGAGTAAGCTCGTCATCAAATATTACGCAGTCAACCTTAAGGCTCTCAACCATCTCTGCGATCTCACTGGTTTTACCTTTACCAACATAAAACGCGGAATCCGGCACCTGCCGTTTCTGCAGGACTGTACCCACAACCTTCCCTCCGGCAGTATACGCCAGGCGTTCAAGTTCATTCAACGATTCAGTCACCGTATGTTCTGTCTGTTTAGGTAATTGTATACCTACAAGAATTACGTATTCCATAAAATTATTACTTTATAATCTCCCCCGCATCAATATTTACAGGATCCAATGCTAATATTCTATCATAAACCTTCCTTGCAGAAACCACGTCTCTACGCGATTTATAAATCCTTCCAAGCGCGTATAACGGAAGGTGGTACGAACTACGATACTTCAACGCGTGTTCATACTCAACTACTGCCTTATCCGAATTCCCTGATTTTTCATACGCCAACCCCCGGAGGTAGTAAGCCTTAGCGTTAACCGGCATATCGCGTTGAATACAATCAAGTATATACGCCAAATCCCTGTTATCACCAGTCAAGATTTTTGTATGTGCCAGGATAACATAAACATCCACCGCCCCCGGTGTAATCTCCGCAGCTTTTTTTAAGTATTCAACAACTTTAGGGTAATCATTTTTTTTGAGATAAAACTCAGCTAACTGGCAGTGCGGCATACTGGATTTTGAAGCTTTCACTGCTTCTATTTCCCAAAACCTCGATGGTATTACCCCGTACTCCATATTACGCGTATACGCCCGTGCAGTGAATACAACACAAATTAACGCTAAAACAATACTTCTGTATACACCATTCTTACTGAAATAATTAACAAGCTGATCAGTAAAATACACTATGAGAAAACATATACCAACTCCGGAGACATACATAAACCTCTCACTCACCATCCTGGTAAGCAGTATTGCGTATAATGCAGGGATAAATGCAATCAATGAAAACAATACCCATCCCAGAATCTTACGGTGGTTAGTATAAGAATACCACAATAACCCGAGAATCCCGGCACCTACCGCGATAATAATACCCGCCATCCATGTATTACCCACTACCGGCAGCGTATGAGCCAATGATAAATCAGCAAAAGGATTTAAGACAGTAAACAACAACTCCTTTAGTGAACCCGCGGTAATGTATATGCTTTCCAATACATTTGACGGGAACGGAACTACCGAATTTTCATAGGGATGCCGTAATACCGTGAATTTAAGTATTAACAGAACAACAGCAATAATGCTTAATGTTATATACAGCGTATAACTCTTAACCTTTTTTTCATACCAAAAAAACTCAACTACAAACAATAACAGCGGTAATACTATTGCTGATTCCTTAGCGAAGAATGCGATGATAAACAATAACGAAATACTTACCGTCATAACAAAACTTTTAACAGCTTTCCTGCCATTGAGCAGGACCAATAATGAGGCCATAATCAATATCCCGGCGATAACATCATCATTAAACGTAATAATATTATTCACCTCGGTATTAACAGGATGAATAGCGAACAATAACGCCGTAAAAAACGCTACTACCGGCGTAACCTCAAGATTCAGAAAAACAAAAAATACTAATCCCGCAGCACAAATATGAAATACAAGATTAACAGCGCGGGTGTATACCTGATTAGTCTCAAATAAATTGTAGTACACAAACAAAGGAAGAACGGATACCGGCCTATACCTGGGCTCGTTACTAAACGTTTTCCATTCCGGTGTGAATAATTTATAAGCATTTGCTATATTACGTACAGAATAATTCTCCGAAAAAAAATCGGTATCATCATAAATAAAACTATTTTTGAAAGTATTACTATAAAGAGCGCAGCACGCAACAATAATACACGCTAAATAAAGTATAACCATCCGCTGCCTATTCCTTCGCCTGCTCATACTTTTTCTGTACCCCTAATCAAATTAATAATTTCTTCCACCGCAACCATAACACCACTTTTTTGTTCCGACATTTTAATCCATCTAATATTTGGCTCGCGTTTAAACCAGGTTAACTGGCGTTTAGCATACCTGCGAGTATCGCGTTTCCATAAAGAAACAACCTGGTCTTCACGTATACAATTACGAAGGTACTGCACAATATGATTAACCCCCAACCCCTCAAACCCCGGCGTTTTTGTATCGTACCCGAGTTTAATAACGCCCTTAACTTCCTCCAACGCACCGTTATCCCACATACGTTTAACCCGTGTATTAATACGTTTATACAATTCCTCACGGGGCCATTCAATACCGAATACGATATTATTAAACTTAGGCGCGACAGTGCGTTTATGCCATGCGGTTAATGTCAAACCTGTACCGTGATAAACTTCCAACGCGCGGATGACACGCCGTGGATTCCGTATCTCAACCCTGCTGTTAAGCACTACCCCGGGATCAATCCCTGAAAGCTCCTCCACAAGCTTATCCAACCCCTCATGCTCTAAACGTTCATACAACCTCGCCCGTACTGCTGTATCTACTTTTGGTATCTCCGCTAAGCCCGCGATTAATGAGCGTATGTATAGCCCAGTCCCACCGACGATAACCGGTACTACATTTTTTTTGTGTAACTCAGCGATTATCCCGCAGGCATCCTCATAAAACTGCCCGGCACTATAAAACTTATCCGGTGCGAGAAAATCCATGAGATGATGAACAACCCCCCCGGAGACAAACTGTTTTTCGGGATACTCCTTACACTTAACCCATTCTCCATCAGGCTTGGCAGTAACAATACTGAAATACTTATAAACCTGCCGTGAATCCGCATTAATAATTTCAACATCACCCATAACCTTAGCAAGCGCTAAGCCAATATCAGTCTTCCCGCTTGCCGTAGGGCCTGTAAGATAAACTACTGTGTTTGAAGATAAGTTTTTGATTTAAGAACTCACTTTTTACGTACAAACTTTTGTTCAAGTTCTTTATACGACAACGTAACCAAGGTCGGGCGCCCATGCGCGCATACATACGGCATCTTGCAGTGTTTAAGGTCAGCCACGAGCTTCCTCATTTCCTGTAACGACATATGATCATGAGCTTTAACAGATGCACGGCATGCGGAACGAATAATTTTGTCATAAACCTTACTGACCTTAGCCTCGCCTGCAGACTGCTGTTGAAGCCCGGAATCACTCAGGGTATCAAGTACTTCCAAAAACGACTTTTGCCCGAACCCGTCATCCAGGATCGCGGGTAAGGATTTAAGGACATAACTCTTCCCCCCGAAAGGTTCAACATCAAACCCTAACGCCGCAAAGATATTGTTAAACTCTTCAACCACTCCCGCCTGATATACCGTAAACTCAAACACTATAGGAGTTAACAACTGCTGTACCGCAATTTGTTTACTATTATAATCAGCCATAAACCTTTCATACTTCACGCGTTCCTCCGCAGCATGCTGGTCAATAATCATCACCCCGCCGTCATACTCCGCGATGATAAACAACTTCCCCACCTGCCCTAACGGCGTTATGTCCCATTTAAGCAAATCAGCAGCAATAAAAGTTTGTTTAATAAACTCTTCCTGCACACTTACCTCCGGCTGAGTTACGCGTACAGCATCTTCTTCACCTATACTACTACCGTTTTTTTCTCCGCTACTGATATTCTCCGCATGAAATTCTGCAATTACAGTCTTAGGATTTGCCAGGCTACGCGATACTTCAGAGAATACAAACTCATAAACTTCGCGTTCATCCTTAAACTTAACCTCGCGTTTAGCAGGATGCACATTCACATCAACACAGGAAGGGTCAGCATTAAGATACAACAAAAATACAGGGTGTTCATTAATCTCCAACGTTTTACGATACGCATCATATACCGCCTGGGTAACCATCCTTGACCGTACCACCCTTGAATTAATGAACAGGTACTGGTACGGCTTTGCACGCCGGACAAATGACGGTTTTGATAAATACCCGGATAAACTATACCCGCCATTTTGTTTGAGTTGCAGGTAAAACAGTTCATCCATAACCCTTATCCCGATGATATCCGCGATACGCTGAGCCATACCCTTTACCGGCGCGCAGTTAAGCACTTCATCCTTACCGTCATAAAGCTTAAACCCGGTTTCCGGATACGCCAGCGCTAGTTCAGTTACCGCATTAATAATATGCCCGCGTTCAGTGAAGTCTGACTTCATAAATTTTAATCTTGCCGGGATATTCTTAAATAAATCCCGTACCTCAACCCGTGTTCCAACAGCAGTACCGGTTTCATGTGCAGAAACTATATTACCGTTATCTACTTCAACATACCATCCAGCGTCATTACTACCCACCCGTGTGGTTATACTGAGATGAGATACCGCCGCAATTGACGGTAACGCTTCCCCGCGGAACCCTAATGAATGAATACTAAAAAGATCACCTGCAGAACTGATTTTACTGGTAGCATGCCGTTTTAGTGAAAGTATTGCATCATCACGGTCCATGCCGGTACCGTTATCCTCAACCACAACACTTTTTTTCCCGGAGTTAACAAATTTTACGGTAATATCCTTAGACTTAGCATCAACTGCGTTCTCGATAAGTTCTTTTACCACACTTGCCGGGCGTTCAACAACTTCACCCGCTGCAATTTTGTTTATAGTATCATTATCGAGTACACGAATTTTTGGCATGAGCAACGCTTCCCCGCGGATTGTTTGTTTAGATCTTAACCTTTTTTGTGCATAAAGGATGGTAACTACAAGCCCGTAAACATACGTCAGTCACCCCAAATGAAAGCTTTGTCTCGCAATCCATATAATCCTCTCCCATATGCTTCATCATTTTCACAGCTTTATCCGGCACTTTAGTAAACTTAACACCTATAAGGAACGACCCTTGTTTTTCAATTGAACGCACAACCGTACCTTCAATCCTGATTTTA is a window from the Elusimicrobiota bacterium genome containing:
- the mutL gene encoding DNA mismatch repair endonuclease MutL; its protein translation is MPKIRVLDNDTINKIAAGEVVERPASVVKELIENAVDAKSKDITVKFVNSGKKSVVVEDNGTGMDRDDAILSLKRHATSKISSAGDLFSIHSLGFRGEALPSIAAVSHLSITTRVGSNDAGWYVEVDNGNIVSAHETGTAVGTRVEVRDLFKNIPARLKFMKSDFTERGHIINAVTELALAYPETGFKLYDGKDEVLNCAPVKGMAQRIADIIGIRVMDELFYLQLKQNGGYSLSGYLSKPSFVRRAKPYQYLFINSRVVRSRMVTQAVYDAYRKTLEINEHPVFLLYLNADPSCVDVNVHPAKREVKFKDEREVYEFVFSEVSRSLANPKTVIAEFHAENISSGEKNGSSIGEEDAVRVTQPEVSVQEEFIKQTFIAADLLKWDITPLGQVGKLFIIAEYDGGVMIIDQHAAEERVKYERFMADYNSKQIAVQQLLTPIVFEFTVYQAGVVEEFNNIFAALGFDVEPFGGKSYVLKSLPAILDDGFGQKSFLEVLDTLSDSGLQQQSAGEAKVSKVYDKIIRSACRASVKAHDHMSLQEMRKLVADLKHCKMPYVCAHGRPTLVTLSYKELEQKFVRKK
- the miaA gene encoding tRNA (adenosine(37)-N6)-dimethylallyltransferase MiaA, with the translated sequence MKNLSSNTVVYLTGPTASGKTDIGLALAKVMGDVEIINADSRQVYKYFSIVTAKPDGEWVKCKEYPEKQFVSGGVVHHLMDFLAPDKFYSAGQFYEDACGIIAELHKKNVVPVIVGGTGLYIRSLIAGLAEIPKVDTAVRARLYERLEHEGLDKLVEELSGIDPGVVLNSRVEIRNPRRVIRALEVYHGTGLTLTAWHKRTVAPKFNNIVFGIEWPREELYKRINTRVKRMWDNGALEEVKGVIKLGYDTKTPGFEGLGVNHIVQYLRNCIREDQVVSLWKRDTRRYAKRQLTWFKREPNIRWIKMSEQKSGVMVAVEEIINLIRGTEKV